A single region of the Pseudomonas sp. GGS8 genome encodes:
- a CDS encoding asparaginase, producing MNSSTYPAAQTVMVLYTGGTIGMQASAHGLAPASGFEMRMRDYLHSQPELVVPQWRFREMSPLIDSANMTPAYWQQLREAVVDAVDVQGCDSVLILHGTDTLAYSAAAMSFQLLGLNARVCFTGSMLPAGVTDSDAWENLGGALVALGQGLAPGVHLYFHGELLDPTRCAKVRSFGRHPFKRLERQGGGVKVSSMPERLNYNQPKQLAKVAVLPLFPGIGAEILDGLLDSGIRGLVLECYGSGTGPSDNPEFLASLGRARDKGVVVVAVTQCHDGGVKLDVYEAGSRLRDAGLLSGGGMTREAAFGKLHALLGAGLETAEIRRLVELDLCGELI from the coding sequence ATGAATTCCTCGACCTACCCTGCCGCCCAAACCGTCATGGTGCTCTACACCGGTGGCACCATCGGCATGCAAGCCAGCGCCCACGGCCTGGCCCCGGCGTCCGGCTTCGAAATGCGGATGCGCGACTACCTGCACAGCCAGCCTGAGCTGGTGGTGCCGCAGTGGCGTTTTCGCGAGATGTCGCCGCTGATCGACAGCGCCAACATGACACCCGCGTACTGGCAGCAACTGCGTGAAGCGGTGGTCGACGCCGTTGATGTCCAGGGCTGCGACAGCGTGTTGATCCTGCATGGCACCGACACCCTGGCCTACAGCGCCGCGGCCATGAGCTTTCAGTTGCTCGGCCTGAACGCCCGCGTATGTTTCACCGGCTCCATGCTGCCGGCCGGCGTGACCGACAGTGATGCCTGGGAAAACCTCGGCGGTGCGTTGGTTGCTCTGGGCCAAGGTCTGGCGCCCGGCGTTCATCTGTACTTCCATGGCGAACTGCTCGACCCGACCCGTTGCGCGAAAGTACGCAGCTTCGGTCGGCATCCGTTCAAGCGGCTGGAGCGTCAGGGTGGCGGCGTGAAAGTATCCTCGATGCCTGAGCGGCTGAACTACAACCAGCCTAAACAGCTGGCGAAGGTCGCGGTGCTGCCGCTGTTCCCCGGCATCGGTGCCGAGATACTGGACGGTCTGCTCGATAGCGGCATTCGGGGTTTGGTGCTGGAATGTTATGGCAGTGGAACCGGGCCGAGCGACAACCCTGAATTTCTCGCCAGCCTGGGCCGTGCGCGGGACAAAGGTGTGGTGGTGGTCGCGGTCACGCAATGCCATGACGGTGGCGTGAAGCTCGACGTGTATGAGGCGGGTAGTCGCTTGCGTGACGCCGGTCTATTGTCCGGTGGTGGCATGACCCGCGAGGCGGCATTCGGCAAGTTGCATGCACTGTTGGGTGCAGGCCTTGAAACCGCTGAAATTCGGCGGCTGGTCGAACTCGACCTGTGCGGCGAACTTATCTGA
- a CDS encoding LysR substrate-binding domain-containing protein has protein sequence MNLESKWLEDFSALAATRSFSQAAERRFVTQPAFSRRIRSLEAALGLTLVNRSRTPVELTAAGQLFLVTARTVVEQLGEVLRHLHHLEGGQGEVIQIAAAHSLALGFFPRWIAQLRNEGLNIATRLVATNVGDAVHALREGGCDLMLAFYDPDSAMQMDPEIFPSLHLGDTEMLPVCAADADGKPLFDLEGETSVPLLAYSAGAFLGRSVNGLLRQRALRFTTIYETAMADSLKSMALEGLGIAWVPQLSVRAELARGELVICGGPQWHVPLEIRLYRCALVRKANVRLLWRKLEGAAAQGTTGS, from the coding sequence ATGAATCTGGAAAGCAAATGGCTGGAGGACTTTAGTGCTCTGGCTGCCACCCGCAGCTTCTCTCAGGCGGCCGAAAGACGCTTCGTGACCCAGCCTGCCTTCAGCCGGCGGATCCGCAGCCTCGAAGCCGCGCTGGGGCTGACCCTGGTCAATCGCTCTCGCACCCCGGTCGAGCTGACAGCGGCGGGGCAGCTGTTTCTTGTCACCGCGCGAACCGTGGTCGAACAATTGGGTGAAGTGTTGCGTCATCTTCATCACCTGGAAGGCGGGCAGGGCGAGGTGATACAAATCGCCGCCGCCCACTCCCTGGCGCTGGGTTTCTTTCCGCGCTGGATCGCACAATTGCGCAACGAAGGGCTGAACATCGCCACCCGACTGGTGGCCACCAACGTGGGTGACGCGGTGCATGCACTGCGTGAAGGCGGTTGTGACCTGATGCTGGCGTTCTATGATCCGGACTCTGCGATGCAAATGGACCCGGAAATTTTTCCGTCGCTGCATCTGGGCGACACTGAAATGCTCCCGGTGTGCGCGGCCGATGCCGATGGCAAACCATTATTCGACCTGGAAGGCGAGACCAGCGTGCCTTTGCTGGCCTACAGCGCCGGGGCGTTTCTCGGGCGTTCGGTGAACGGCTTGCTGCGTCAGCGCGCCTTGCGCTTCACCACGATCTACGAAACCGCCATGGCTGACAGCCTGAAGAGCATGGCTCTGGAAGGTCTGGGCATCGCCTGGGTGCCGCAATTGAGCGTGCGTGCGGAACTTGCCCGGGGCGAACTGGTGATCTGCGGCGGCCCGCAGTGGCATGTGCCGCTGGAGATTCGTCTGTATCGCTGCGCGCTGGTGCGCAAGGCGAATGTGCGGTTGCTGTGGCGCAAACTGGAAGGCGCGGCGGCACAAGGCACGACCGGATCCTGA
- a CDS encoding sodium:alanine symporter family protein, translating into MLEVINDFLSGKVLIALIVGLGSYFTIRSRFVQLRHFFHMFAVFRDSLRSSAGQLSSFQALMLSLAGRVGAGNIAGVGIAVTLGGPGAVFWMWVTALVGMSSSFFECSLGQLYKRCDSEGQFRGGPSYYIQHGLQKRWLGMVMAVLLLVTFGFAFNGLQSHAVTHSLNNAFGLDTTYTGLALAVLLGLVFIGGIKRIAKVADLLVPVKTLVYIGVTIYVIVLQFDHVPGMLMTIVKSAFGLDQAFGGLIGSAIVMGVKRGVFANEAGLGSAPNVAAVAAVEHPVAQGVVQAFSVFLDTFVICTCTALLILLSGFYTPGFEGDGIALTQNSLAAVVGDWGRMFISVALALFVFTSILYNYYLGENSLRFLVGENRKALMGYRALVLALIFWGAIENLSTVFAFADITMTLLAFVNLIALFLLFKVGMRILRDYDDQRAAGIKTPVFDSSKFPDLDLDLQAWPANPPATAPQAQAQPAGATAAQR; encoded by the coding sequence ATGCTCGAAGTCATCAACGACTTCCTCTCAGGGAAAGTACTGATCGCGCTCATTGTCGGGCTCGGTAGCTACTTCACGATCCGCTCGCGTTTCGTCCAATTGCGCCACTTCTTCCACATGTTCGCGGTGTTCCGCGACAGCCTGCGCAGCAGCGCCGGTCAACTCAGTTCGTTCCAGGCCCTGATGCTCAGCCTCGCGGGCCGCGTTGGTGCGGGCAACATCGCCGGTGTCGGTATCGCCGTGACCCTCGGTGGCCCCGGTGCGGTATTCTGGATGTGGGTGACTGCGCTGGTCGGCATGTCCAGCAGCTTCTTCGAATGCTCCCTCGGCCAGCTCTACAAGCGCTGCGACTCCGAAGGCCAGTTCCGTGGCGGCCCGTCCTACTACATCCAGCACGGCCTGCAGAAACGCTGGTTGGGCATGGTCATGGCCGTGCTGCTGCTGGTGACCTTCGGCTTCGCCTTCAACGGCCTGCAATCCCACGCCGTGACCCACTCGCTGAACAACGCTTTCGGCCTCGACACCACGTACACCGGGCTGGCCCTGGCGGTATTGCTGGGTCTGGTGTTCATCGGCGGTATCAAGCGGATCGCCAAGGTCGCTGACCTGCTGGTACCGGTGAAAACCCTGGTGTACATCGGCGTGACCATCTACGTGATCGTGCTGCAGTTCGACCATGTTCCGGGCATGCTGATGACCATCGTCAAAAGCGCCTTCGGTCTGGACCAGGCGTTCGGCGGCCTGATCGGCAGCGCTATCGTCATGGGCGTGAAGCGTGGCGTGTTCGCCAACGAAGCGGGCCTGGGCAGTGCGCCGAACGTGGCCGCCGTGGCCGCGGTCGAGCACCCGGTAGCGCAAGGTGTGGTTCAGGCGTTCAGCGTGTTCCTCGACACTTTCGTGATCTGCACCTGCACCGCGCTGCTGATCCTGCTGTCGGGCTTCTACACCCCAGGCTTCGAAGGCGACGGCATTGCCCTGACCCAGAACTCCCTGGCTGCAGTGGTCGGTGACTGGGGCCGGATGTTTATTTCCGTGGCGCTGGCGTTGTTCGTGTTCACCTCGATCCTCTACAACTACTACCTGGGCGAGAACAGCCTGCGCTTCCTGGTCGGTGAAAACCGTAAGGCGCTGATGGGCTACCGCGCGCTGGTACTGGCGTTGATCTTCTGGGGTGCCATCGAGAACCTGAGCACGGTGTTCGCGTTCGCCGACATCACCATGACCCTGCTGGCGTTCGTCAACCTGATCGCGCTGTTCCTGCTGTTCAAGGTCGGCATGCGCATCCTGCGTGACTACGATGACCAGCGTGCCGCCGGCATCAAGACCCCAGTGTTCGATTCGAGCAAGTTCCCGGATCTGGACCTGGACCTGCAAGCCTGGCCGGCCAACCCGCCAGCCACCGCGCCTCAGGCACAGGCACAGCCTGCAGGCGCTACCGCAGCGCAACGCTGA
- the purE gene encoding 5-(carboxyamino)imidazole ribonucleotide mutase, with protein MSALVGVIMGSKSDWSTLSHTADMLEKLGIPYEVKVVSAHRTPDLLFQYAEEAEARGIEVIIAGAGGAAHLPGMCAAKTHLPVLGVPVQSSMLSGVDSLLSIVQMPAGIPVATLAIGKAGAINAALLSASILGAKHPQFHTVLKKFRAEQTDSVLDNPDPRIA; from the coding sequence ATGAGCGCACTGGTTGGCGTGATCATGGGCTCCAAGTCCGATTGGTCCACCCTTAGCCACACCGCCGATATGCTGGAAAAGCTCGGCATCCCTTACGAGGTGAAAGTGGTCTCTGCCCACCGCACCCCGGACCTGCTGTTCCAGTATGCCGAAGAGGCTGAGGCCCGTGGCATCGAGGTGATCATCGCCGGTGCCGGTGGCGCGGCCCACCTGCCAGGCATGTGTGCGGCCAAGACCCACCTGCCGGTGCTGGGCGTGCCGGTGCAGTCGTCGATGCTCTCGGGCGTCGATTCGCTGCTTTCTATCGTGCAGATGCCAGCCGGCATTCCGGTCGCCACCCTGGCCATCGGCAAGGCCGGTGCGATCAACGCAGCCCTGCTCTCGGCGAGTATCCTGGGCGCCAAGCATCCGCAGTTTCATACCGTGTTGAAAAAATTCCGCGCTGAGCAGACAGACAGCGTCCTGGACAATCCAGACCCACGCATCGCCTGA
- the aspA gene encoding aspartate ammonia-lyase, with protein sequence MSSAASFRTEKDLLGVLEVPAQAYYGIQTLRAVNNFRLSGVPISHYPKLVVGLAMVKQAAADANRELGHLSEAKHAAISEACARLIRGDFHEEFVVDMIQGGAGTSTNMNANEVIANIALEAMGHSKGEYQYLHPNNDVNMAQSTNDAYPTAIRLGLLLGHDALLASLDSLIQSFAAKGEEFSHVLKMGRTQLQDAVPMTLGQEFRAFATTLSEDLARLKTLAPELLTEVNLGGTAIGTGINADPRYQALAVQRLATISGQPLVPAADLIEATSDMGAFVLFSGMLKRTAVKLSKICNDLRLLSSGPRTGINEINLPARQPGSSIMPGKVNPVIPEAVNQVAFQIIGNDLALTIAAEGGQLQLNVMEPLIAFKIFDSIRLLQRAMDMLREHCIVGITANEERCRELVEHSIGLVTALNPYIGYENATRIARVALESGRGVLELVREERLLDEEMLADILRPENMIAPRLVPLKA encoded by the coding sequence ATGTCCTCCGCTGCATCTTTCCGCACAGAAAAAGACCTGCTTGGCGTACTCGAAGTACCTGCTCAAGCGTATTACGGCATCCAGACCCTGCGAGCGGTGAACAACTTCCGTCTCTCCGGCGTTCCGATTTCGCATTACCCGAAACTGGTTGTTGGTCTGGCGATGGTCAAACAGGCCGCCGCTGACGCCAACCGCGAGCTGGGTCACCTGAGCGAAGCCAAGCACGCTGCCATCAGCGAAGCCTGTGCCCGATTGATCCGCGGCGATTTCCACGAAGAGTTCGTGGTGGACATGATTCAAGGCGGCGCTGGCACTTCAACCAACATGAATGCCAACGAAGTCATCGCCAACATCGCGCTGGAGGCCATGGGCCACAGCAAGGGCGAATACCAATACCTGCACCCGAACAACGACGTGAACATGGCGCAGTCGACCAACGACGCCTACCCAACGGCCATCCGCCTGGGTCTGCTGTTGGGTCACGACGCGCTGCTGGCCAGCCTCGACAGCCTGATCCAGTCGTTCGCCGCCAAAGGTGAAGAATTCAGCCACGTTCTGAAGATGGGTCGTACCCAGCTGCAAGACGCCGTGCCGATGACCCTGGGCCAGGAATTCCGCGCCTTCGCCACCACCCTGAGCGAAGACCTGGCGCGCCTGAAAACCCTGGCACCTGAGCTGCTGACCGAAGTGAACCTGGGCGGCACCGCGATCGGTACCGGCATCAACGCCGACCCGCGTTACCAGGCCCTGGCCGTTCAGCGTCTGGCAACTATCAGCGGTCAACCGCTGGTGCCAGCCGCCGACCTGATCGAAGCCACCTCCGACATGGGCGCCTTCGTGCTGTTCTCCGGCATGCTCAAGCGCACCGCGGTCAAGCTGTCGAAGATCTGCAACGACCTGCGTCTGCTGTCCAGCGGTCCACGCACCGGCATCAACGAAATCAACCTGCCGGCGCGTCAGCCAGGCAGCTCGATCATGCCAGGCAAGGTCAACCCGGTAATCCCGGAAGCGGTTAACCAGGTAGCGTTCCAGATCATCGGCAACGACCTGGCCCTGACCATCGCGGCCGAAGGCGGCCAACTGCAACTGAACGTGATGGAGCCGCTGATCGCGTTCAAGATCTTCGACTCGATCCGCCTGCTGCAACGCGCCATGGACATGCTGCGCGAGCACTGCATCGTCGGCATCACCGCCAACGAAGAACGCTGCCGTGAACTGGTCGAACACTCGATCGGCCTGGTCACCGCGCTGAACCCGTACATCGGCTATGAAAACGCCACCCGCATTGCCCGTGTCGCTCTTGAAAGCGGCCGCGGCGTGCTGGAACTGGTGCGCGAAGAACGTTTGCTCGACGAAGAAATGCTCGCCGACATCCTGCGCCCGGAAAACATGATTGCTCCGCGTCTGGTGCCTTTGAAGGCTTAA